In Coffea eugenioides isolate CCC68of unplaced genomic scaffold, Ceug_1.0 ScVebR1_1611;HRSCAF=2491, whole genome shotgun sequence, a genomic segment contains:
- the LOC113755609 gene encoding uncharacterized protein LOC113755609, translating to MSSGVGSQTMDIKLQLEAMMGEFKRLLKNEIEPLHDRIDQLENSRPPPTPSKGKESAYSNDEEEAFEGRYQNDQRFQRRGDDTIKGVKLKIPSFQGKSDPEAYLEWERKIELVYECHTYTEEQKVKLAAVEFTDYASIWWDQLRLSRRRNRERPVETWEEMRSLMRKRFVPSYYSRDLHRRLQALNQGSMSVEDYYKEMEMAIMKADLREDGEATMARFLHGLRPEIAEVVELQHYLDMNEMLEKAVTIERRLKRRGTARQSTTYQAGNWRTSQPKREEKAAAPSYPPRPNDLPSKATPKPDFEANNAATKPRGRDTKCFKCQGFGHIASQCPSQRTMLMLPNGEIVSDEEEEYEGIPPLEEEENESSEEIPTHEEIGCLVVRKVLTTRAKEEEMEVQRDNLFCTRCYIKDKVCSVVIDSGSCANVASLLMVEMLGLQVIKHPRPYRLQWLNNEGEVRVFRQVKVPFRIGNYEDEVTCDVVPMQASHLILGRPWQYDRDVEFKGRANKYVFTHCNRKVTLVPLTPKQVYEDQMRLQKEYELEL from the coding sequence ATGTCTAGTGGAGTGGGTAGCCAAACCATGGACATCAAACTACAGTTGGAAGCCATGATGGGGGAGTTCAAACGATTGCTTAagaatgaaattgaaccattgcATGATCGAATTGATCAGTTGGAGAACTCGAGACCTCCACCTACCCCGAGTAAGGGCAAAGAATCGGCATACTCAAACGATGAAGAGGAAGCGTTTGAGGGAAGGTACCAAAATGATCAAAGGTTCCAACGTCGAGGAGATGACACCATTAAAGGTGTCAAACTCAAGATTCCTTCATTCCAAGGCAAGTCGGACCCCGAGGCGTACTTGGAATGGGAACGGAAAATTGAGTTAGTCTATGAATGCCACACCTATACggaggagcaaaaggtgaaactaGCAGCCGTAGAATTCACTGACTACGCCTCCATTTGGTGGGACCAACTTAGACTAAGCCGAAGGAGAAATCGTGAGAGACCTGTGGAAACTTGGGAGGAAATGAGGAGTCTGATGAGAAAAAGGTTCGTTCCGAGCTACTATAGCCGAGATCTACACCGTCGGCTACAAGCTCTCAACCAAGGGTCCATGTCAGTTGAGGATTATTACAAGGAGATGGAAATGGCCATCATGAAGGCGGATTTGCGTGAAGATGGAGAGGCCACTATGGCTCGTTTTCTACATGGATTGAGGCCCGAGATTGCCGAAGTAGTGGAACTCCAACATTACCTCGACATGAATGAAATGCTCGAGAAGGCGGTTACAATTGAACGGcgcctcaagaggaggggtactgCGCGACAAAGCACTACTTATCAAGCTGGAAATTGGCGCACTTCTCAACCAAAAAGGGAGGAGAAAGCCGCAGCTCCTTCTTACCCTCCAAGGCCGAATGACCTCCCTTCCAAGGCAACGCCCAAGCCTGACTTTGAGGCTAATAATGCAGCTACCAAACCGCGTGGTCGAGACACCaagtgctttaagtgtcaaggaTTTGGCCATATCGCTTCTCAATGCCCCAGCCAAAGGACCATGCTGATGTTGCCAAATGGGGAAATTGTATCAGATGAGGAAGAGGAGTACGAGGGGATACCGCCTCTAGAAGAGGAAGAGAATGAATCGAGTGAGGAGATACCCACGCATGAGGAGATTGGATGCCTAGTGGTTCGAAAGGTCCTCACTACCCGCGCCAAAGAGGAGGAAATGGAGGTACAACGGGACAACCTTTTCTGCACAAGGTGTTATATCAAGGATAAGGTGTGTAGTGTTGTTATTGATAGTGGGAGTTGTGCCAATGTCGCTAGTCTACTCATGGTAGAAATGCTAGGGCTCCAAGTTATCAAACATCCAAGACCTTATCGCCTTCAATGGTTGAACAATGAAGGGGAAGTCCGTGTGTTTAGACAAGTAAAAGTGCCATTCCGAATTGGCAATTATGAAGACGAGGTTACTTGTGATGTCGTGCCAATGCAAGCAAGTCACCTCATTCTTGGACGGCCTTGGCAATATGATCGCGATGTCGAATTCAAAGGAAGAGCTAATAAATATGTCTTTACTCATTGCAATAGAAAGGTGACACTTGTACCTCTCACCCCAAAACAAGTGTATGAAGATCAAATGAGGCTCCAAAAGGAGTATGAGCTAGAACTTTAG